The sequence ATCTGCTGACGTGCAGCTTCAACCTTTGCTTTTTGCGGAATATCCATAAATCGTGGGACTATGACTATTGATAGAATTGCAATAATTGTAATGACAATAAGTAATTCTATGAGCGTAAATCCCCTGGAATTGTTAATAATGTCATGTATCTTTTTCATAAAAATTAGTATTTTACTAAGTTTCATATATAACCTCCATTGAAAATATTTTACCATTAAATAATTTGAATTATTTAACAATCAAATTCATTTCAAAAATTGGTAATAATACTGATATAACAATAAGTCCAATTACAAATCCCATACAAACAATAATTATTGGTTCAATAAGGCTTGTCATGCTGTTTATGGATAATTCAATCTCGTTTTCATATATTTTGCCAATATTTAGTAGCATTTCATCTACCGTATCGCTTGATTCACCTGCTGCAATCATGCCAATGATATATTGTGGCAGGAATTTTTCTTTTGATAATGCATTTGAAATTGAAGAACCTTCCTGAATCATTCTTGCTGCTTTATGTATCTTTTCTTCAACGATTACATTTCGCATTAATCGTTGTACAATCTCAAGTGATTTGATAACATCAACTCTGTTTGATAATAACACTCCCAAATTATATGTAAATCTGTGTATCAATACTTTTTTATACAATGAATTTATTAATGGTAATTTAAGCTTCAATTCATCAATTTTTCTTCTTCCTTCTTCTGTGGCTTTATATCGGTTGTAATAATAAATAGAAAATATTATAATTATAATAATAACGTACCAGAACGAAGTAATAAAATTACTAATACCCATTACTATTTTAGTAGGCAAGGGGAGGTCTTTACCTAATTCCGCAAACATTCTCCCTAACGAAGGTATTATGCTTATCATTAAGAATGCAACAACTGCGATTGCAAATAATATCATAAATGCGGGATACCATAATGCAGATTGAACTTTGCTTTTTAGTAGGTTCTTTTTTTCTTCCAAGTCAGCTAATCTTTCTAAAGCACTGTCAAGTGAACCCAAGCTTTCACCAACCCTGATCATATTTATGTACAATTCATTAAATATATAACCATGTCGTTCAAGTGCATTGGAAAGGGATGAACCTTCTTCAACTTTTGTTTTAACATCAACAACTGCTCTTTTAAATACAGGGTTTTCAATCTGGTCAATTATCGTTGATATTGATGTCAAAAGAGGCATACCAGCTTTTAGCATTGTAGATAATTGACGGGAAAATGTGCTTATTTCTTTTGCGCTTAATTGAAGGCTAATATAATGAGATATCTTATCAATTATATTATTAAATATATTTGTTGTAGTTCTATTGGTCTCAATTTTCTCAGCATCATGCCTGGCTATTTTTACAATATATAATCCATTATTACGCAATCGTTGACGGGCAGCAACTTCAGATGGAGCATCAATAATATCGGCAACGGTTTCTCCCTTACTGGTTAATGCAATGTATTCAAATATCATGACTTAACTAACCCGCAATACTTCTTCTAATGTTGTAATACCTTGAAGAGCTTTTTCTATTCCATCCTGAAGTAGTGTCTTCATACCATTGGCGATTGCTTTTTCTTTAATCTGTACAGCATCAGCATGTTCCATAATTAATTTTCGGATATCATTTGTAATAGGAAGCAGTTCATATATTCCTGTTCTTCCTAAATAACCAGTATTAATACATTTATCACATCCTTTTCCTCTATATAATTTTTTACCTTGTATTTGAGATGATTTTAAACCCAAATCTTTTAACACTACAGGGTCTGGTTTGTATGATTGTTTACAGTAAGGACATATTGTGCGCACCAGGCGTTGAGCTAAAAATGCATTCACGGATGAAGCAATAAGGAACGGCTCAACACCCATATCCAGTAATCTTGTAATCCCGCTGGCAGCATCATTTGTGTGAATTGTTGAAAAAACTCTATGGCCTGTCAATGCAGCCTGTATTGCAATTTCAGCTGTTTCTAGATCCCGAATCTCACCAACCATAATAATATCTGGGTCCTGTCGTAATATTGACCGTAATCCTGCTGCAAATGTAAGTTCAATTTTTGGCTTGACCTGCATTTGACCAACACCATGTAGCTGATATTCAATTGGGTCTTCTACTGTTAAAATATTTACATCTGGAGTATTAAGGCGTGTTAAAACACTATATAAAGTTGTTGTTTTACCGCTTCCTGTAGGTCCAGTAACCAGTATTATACCATGTGTTTTTTTAATTAAATCATTGAAAGTTTTTAATGTTTCCTTACTGAACCCCAAAGAATCTAGGTCAAATTTCATATCACTTTTATTGAGTAATCGCAAAACAATTCGTTCACCAAAGTAAGTTGGGAATACTGATACTCGAATATCAATATCCTTACCTCCAACTTTTAATTGAATTCTTCCATCCTGAGGAAGTCGATTTTCAGCAATATTGAGATTAGCCATAATTTTCACACGTGAAATTATTGCTGCCTGATATTTCTTAGGAGGGGTGAACATATTATATAAAATTCCATCTATTCTGAACCGGATGATCAAATCTTTTTCAAAAGGCTCTATATGTATATCACTTGCCCTGTCTTCAATTGCCTGTTTTATTACAGTATTAACAAGCCGTATAATTGGAGCCTCATTGGCCATGTCCAGGATATCTTCGGTTTCAGTAATAGGTGAGGTGAGTATTTCAAAATCAGTCTCTTCAAGGTTTTCAATCACAGACGTAGTTGAATTATCTTTTAAAAGCTCAAAATGATTATTAATTATCTTTACGATTTCTTTTTCAGTTGATAATACAGGAACAATTTTAAAATTTTCAAAGATAATCTTTATGTTATCTAATGGTTGAATGAGTAAAGGATCACTTATGGCAACTTTAATTGTATTTTTTTTAACAAAATATGGAGCTATTGTATATCGTTTCAAAAATTGAGCTGGTATGACATTAAGAATTTTGTCATTGTCATAAAATTCCAGGTGTTCAACAAACTCCATTGAAAATTGTAAAGCCAAAGCCTTTAATAAATCTATCTCTCCAATTAATCCTTTTTTAATTAATATTTGCCCAATCTTCAGCGGTGTTGTTTGTTGGGTTAAAAGAGCATCCTGAAGATCTTCATTTGATATTATTTTTTTATCAATAAGAATCTGACCTAACTTTTTATTTTTTATCCCTATCATAATCACTCTAATTGCAACCTGCGTTGTTCTTCACGTTTTTGTTCGGTTAATGCATCAATTTTTGATTGTTTCGTGACAATGTGAGGTGTTATGAATACCAATAAATTAGTCTTTTTATATTCAACAACTTTGCGTTTAAAAAACCATCCTAATAAGGGGATATCTCCTAAAATAGGTACTTTGGTTTCTTCAACACTTTTATTGTTAGTTATTAATCCACCAACAACAATAGTTTTACCATCAGCAACATTAATTTTTGTTTTTATGTCACGCTTACCTAATTTGGGAGGAATTACTGATCCTGACTCAAGCACAGTAGTTTGGCCCAAAACCGAATTAACTTCCTGGTATAAATCTAAAGTAATACTGTTTTGTGATGTAATGTGAGGAGTAATCTTGAGTTTTACTCCAACGGATTTATATTCATACGTATAAAATTGAACACCTGTATCACTTATTCGGTTATTGGTTGGCACAGGAATTTCCTCGCCAACATTTATTTCAGCCTCCTGATTGTCGGTTGTTAGTATTTGTGGTGTTGATAAAATGTTGTAATGTTTTTCAGCACCGGTTGCATTGAGTAAAGCAAACCCTAACATAGATTTATCGGATAGATAGCCAATTTGAAATCCAGTTGTTAATGGAACTGCTATTTTCTTTCCAGTCATACCAGATGGAAGTGTATACGAAGGTGGAGTTCCCTGTATGGATGAGCCTCCATAAAGATGTGAACCATATTGATCACCCAACATCCAGTCAATACCAAATCCCCAGCCACTATCTGCAGATACTTCAATTATTAAAGCTTCAATTAAGATCTGTTCACGAACAATATCCAACTGGTCAATGATATTTTTTATCATTTTAAATTCTTCAGGTTTTGCTGTTATAATAAGTGAATTGGTTTCCTTATTTGCTATTATCGATAGTTTCTGTTTATCGGTCATTGCAGCTTTAGCTTGTGCAATTTGCTGTGCTTGCTTGGTTACATCAAGTTGTTGAGACTGATCGCCTTTACTGATTACAGCATATTCAGAGAATGGTATTCGTGATAAAACTGCTGCAAGTTTTTCTGCATCAGCATTTTCAAGATGAACAACATGAATATCTCCTTTGATAGTTTTGTCAATTTCAAGTTCTTGAATTTTTTTATCAAGTGAGGAAGCTATTTTAATCAACCCGTTAATTTCTGATGCTGTACCACTATAAATAATGATATTTAAATCACGATATACAATAATATCAGTATTTGGTGATTTTAATGCTCGCAAAACATTGGCAATTTGTTCTGCATCAGCATTTTTGATTTCCTGTAAATGGGTAATCGTTTGGTCATATGAAGGGACTATTTGTTATTTTGTGGTATCAATAATTACTTCAACATTTTTCTTGATTGCATCTTTAATTGGTAATATTTTTATGAGATTTTCGGATTCTACAACTGCAAATCCCTTTAATTCAAGGATAGCCTTCATTACTTCATATGCATCTTTGATAGGAATTTTTTTAACTGATGAGACTGTAATTTTGCCTCTCACACGTTCATCAATTACTATATTTTTACCAATAAGCTGACTCATTACTTCTATGAATTCTGACAATTCAACATCTTTAAAATTAAGAGTAAAATATTTTTCTTCTTCTTTCTTCTTACCCTTTACTTTTTCTATCTTAATTTCCTGCTTCATTTCTTGTTTTGGTTGGGTTTCTTTTTGTTCTTCTTTAGGAGTTACAATTTCAGCTTGTGGATTCTGCATTTCCTCGGTTTTTTCCTTGGGGACGTTTTCCTGTTGAGCAAATAGAAATGAAATAATCAGTAAGCTCGACATTGATGTAAAAATGATATGATTGAGTATTTTATTTTTTTTCATTGAACCACCAGTTAAGCGTTTTATTTTATTATGGTAAAATCATTTTAATCTGATACATTTAAATCATACGTTATCATCTGGCCTGAGCGTTCAAGTTCAATGACAAAGCGTGAATCAGTTTTTAATGTTTCCCACATCTTCATTAATTTTTCTGTACTATCGATGGTTTGACCATTAATTCTTTTAACAATATCACCACTACGGGCACCCATTGAATATAAAATATTAAAAGGAGCAACAGAAAAAAGCTTGAACCCTTCTATTTTTCCACCAACACGATATGGTCCAGCTCTAACACCATTGAGAGCATTGTCAAGATTGTTTAAAACTTTTTGTTGAATTTCTGATTTGCTAATAGATTTAACTATTCTATTTGGGGAGCTTTGTTGAGTTACTTGCTGTGCCATATTTGAGGTAGAGGATTTCTCTTTAGCAAACATATCTATTATTTCCACTTTTCCATCTTTCTTTAGGTACACTTTTGCATTATCAATCTTAATAAGAGTAAAACCATACACATCCATACCCACTTTATAAATTTTTGCAGAGCTTTCTGTTTGTTTTTTTATCAATGCTCGTGCAATACTAGATGGACCGGAGATAGTACCTAATACTACTAATTCGTTGATTTCACTACTCAATGCAGCAGCTCCTGTATTATCAACAGTAGCTACCTTAAAAAAGTTAGAGTCAAGCATTGATTGATATTCACTAAAACTTTTTAATGAGGTTGATACTGGTTTATACCGTGGATGAACATAACTTTTATAATCTGCCGGTTTAATAAAAAATTTGATGCTTTGATTAATTAACTGCGCAGTAATAAAAGAAAATACAAGTACTGAGATTACATTAA comes from Spirochaetota bacterium and encodes:
- a CDS encoding type II secretion system F family protein, translating into MIFEYIALTSKGETVADIIDAPSEVAARQRLRNNGLYIVKIARHDAEKIETNRTTTNIFNNIIDKISHYISLQLSAKEISTFSRQLSTMLKAGMPLLTSISTIIDQIENPVFKRAVVDVKTKVEEGSSLSNALERHGYIFNELYINMIRVGESLGSLDSALERLADLEEKKNLLKSKVQSALWYPAFMILFAIAVVAFLMISIIPSLGRMFAELGKDLPLPTKIVMGISNFITSFWYVIIIIIIFSIYYYNRYKATEEGRRKIDELKLKLPLINSLYKKVLIHRFTYNLGVLLSNRVDVIKSLEIVQRLMRNVIVEEKIHKAARMIQEGSSISNALSKEKFLPQYIIGMIAAGESSDTVDEMLLNIGKIYENEIELSINSMTSLIEPIIIVCMGFVIGLIVISVLLPIFEMNLIVK
- the gspE gene encoding type II secretion system ATPase GspE: MIGIKNKKLGQILIDKKIISNEDLQDALLTQQTTPLKIGQILIKKGLIGEIDLLKALALQFSMEFVEHLEFYDNDKILNVIPAQFLKRYTIAPYFVKKNTIKVAISDPLLIQPLDNIKIIFENFKIVPVLSTEKEIVKIINNHFELLKDNSTTSVIENLEETDFEILTSPITETEDILDMANEAPIIRLVNTVIKQAIEDRASDIHIEPFEKDLIIRFRIDGILYNMFTPPKKYQAAIISRVKIMANLNIAENRLPQDGRIQLKVGGKDIDIRVSVFPTYFGERIVLRLLNKSDMKFDLDSLGFSKETLKTFNDLIKKTHGIILVTGPTGSGKTTTLYSVLTRLNTPDVNILTVEDPIEYQLHGVGQMQVKPKIELTFAAGLRSILRQDPDIIMVGEIRDLETAEIAIQAALTGHRVFSTIHTNDAASGITRLLDMGVEPFLIASSVNAFLAQRLVRTICPYCKQSYKPDPVVLKDLGLKSSQIQGKKLYRGKGCDKCINTGYLGRTGIYELLPITNDIRKLIMEHADAVQIKEKAIANGMKTLLQDGIEKALQGITTLEEVLRVS